A genome region from Gemmatimonadaceae bacterium includes the following:
- a CDS encoding glycosyltransferase family 87 protein: MNRLRSVGGTTVGLLVLTSIVVRVLLAGPDYNHDFTSYRIVASIMERGGNVYAETDRYNYGPIWFWVLHLLDATAQRFADPTMAFRLAVASFLSLVDIGLFAVIYYNFGRLPAMAALLNPVAILISGYHGQFDNLAVLLAMLAVLVYDSDQRESPHPSNITKRRLAAYCLLGLSLMVKHVFFAFPVWLALRERRWGPRAWAIGVPIAVFLMGFLPYWRSGGAGIVANVFLYTSRHNAPLWNTILPSVIRSLVSPLEFFLGAVLLAGYLTRRWQTMDALLIYSLVLVAFSPAMTNQYLAIVVPAIAVFSNIPFVVYTVATTVLLMGHKDGLRVVLPKSISDWAWSPNVYQIPILVLFVGTLWVAFDKSTRIRRAGSKRSSLSATGVHTETVSPRLEH; encoded by the coding sequence GTGAACCGTCTCCGCTCTGTCGGGGGCACTACGGTCGGCCTTCTCGTCCTCACTTCGATTGTGGTCCGTGTGCTTCTTGCAGGCCCTGATTACAACCACGACTTCACCTCGTACCGAATCGTCGCAAGCATCATGGAGCGCGGCGGCAACGTGTACGCTGAGACCGATCGCTACAATTACGGGCCGATTTGGTTTTGGGTTCTGCATCTGCTGGATGCGACTGCGCAGCGTTTCGCGGACCCGACAATGGCATTCCGTCTTGCCGTTGCAAGCTTCTTGTCTCTCGTGGATATAGGGCTGTTCGCAGTGATCTATTACAATTTTGGCCGCCTCCCCGCGATGGCTGCACTCCTCAACCCTGTCGCGATCCTCATTAGCGGGTATCATGGCCAGTTTGACAACCTAGCTGTGCTCCTCGCAATGCTCGCTGTCCTGGTTTACGACTCAGACCAGCGTGAGAGTCCACACCCCAGCAATATCACCAAGCGCCGGCTCGCAGCGTATTGTCTTCTGGGTCTTTCGCTAATGGTGAAGCACGTATTCTTCGCGTTTCCCGTTTGGCTCGCTTTGCGCGAAAGGCGGTGGGGCCCGCGCGCCTGGGCGATTGGAGTGCCGATTGCAGTCTTCCTGATGGGCTTTCTTCCGTATTGGAGGAGTGGGGGCGCAGGCATTGTCGCGAATGTCTTTCTTTACACCTCGCGACATAACGCCCCGCTCTGGAATACAATCCTCCCGTCGGTTATTCGAAGCCTCGTATCGCCGCTGGAATTCTTTCTTGGCGCCGTGCTGTTGGCGGGATACCTGACTAGGCGCTGGCAAACTATGGATGCGCTGCTGATCTACAGTCTTGTGCTCGTCGCATTCTCTCCCGCGATGACCAATCAGTATCTTGCCATCGTTGTTCCGGCAATTGCGGTCTTTAGCAACATTCCGTTTGTCGTCTATACGGTAGCGACGACGGTATTGCTGATGGGCCACAAAGATGGTTTACGGGTGGTTCTACCAAAATCCATAAGCGATTGGGCGTGGAGCCCTAACGTATATCAGATTCCGATTCTCGTGTTGTTTGTTGGAACGCTGTGGGTAGCTTTTGACAAATCCACGCGCATTCGGCGAGCGGGTTCAAAAAGATCCTCACTTTCTGCGACTGGCGTACATACGGAAACGGTCTCTCCCCGCCTCGAGCACTGA
- a CDS encoding NAD(P)/FAD-dependent oxidoreductase: protein MTHGNDAIAVIGGGFTGLVAALRLSGAGYAVELFERGQTLGGLASGVRMHGTSIERTYHHLFRGDADIIGLARELGISDRLLWHRSSMAIYYDGRIWPFMTPGDLLRFKPISIVDRVRVGLAVLYLQRQPSSRRFRGQPALAWMRDRAGERGFSVIWEPMLRGKFGRFADIVSMEWLWARLHVRANSRVPEDSVERLGYFEGGFNTIVSAIQDRLNADKVQIHTDSAVEAVSGGVSPTVTIDGKVRHFAAVIATVPSHVFAKLTNEDVHLSSAYRRQLESVQYLGAICLVFSSSQDLGGTYWVSVNEPDAPFLVFINHTRLIGRSFYDGNCVYYAATYLPHDHALFSQATRDVEAQWFAYISKMYPGFDREKVKECHLTRFQNAQHVVDCDYERRIPSFTTPTPNVYLANFSQIFPEDRGTNYAVRDGTRVASLVDAALKSRSRPRHTQDP from the coding sequence ATGACCCATGGTAACGACGCGATCGCAGTTATCGGCGGTGGCTTCACGGGACTTGTCGCTGCGCTCCGTCTGTCTGGCGCAGGCTACGCGGTGGAGCTTTTTGAACGCGGACAGACGCTTGGGGGTCTTGCGTCCGGTGTCCGGATGCACGGCACAAGCATCGAGCGGACCTATCACCACCTATTTCGCGGCGACGCTGATATAATCGGGCTCGCCCGGGAGTTAGGAATTTCAGATCGTCTTCTCTGGCATCGAAGCTCCATGGCGATCTACTACGATGGGCGAATCTGGCCGTTCATGACCCCCGGAGATTTGTTGCGATTCAAGCCTATCTCGATAGTAGACCGGGTGAGGGTCGGGCTCGCAGTCCTATATCTCCAGCGACAACCAAGTTCCCGCCGCTTTAGGGGCCAGCCCGCACTGGCGTGGATGCGCGACCGCGCCGGGGAGCGCGGCTTTAGCGTGATCTGGGAGCCGATGCTTCGAGGCAAGTTCGGACGGTTTGCGGACATCGTGTCCATGGAATGGCTATGGGCGAGGTTGCACGTGCGGGCCAACTCGCGTGTTCCTGAGGATTCCGTCGAGCGTCTGGGTTATTTCGAGGGTGGGTTCAATACGATCGTCTCGGCAATTCAAGACCGGTTGAATGCGGACAAGGTGCAAATTCACACTGATTCTGCCGTCGAGGCGGTGAGTGGTGGGGTCAGTCCAACAGTTACGATCGACGGCAAGGTGCGGCACTTCGCCGCCGTTATTGCTACCGTTCCGAGTCATGTCTTTGCCAAACTGACAAATGAAGACGTTCACCTCTCGAGCGCATACCGGCGGCAACTCGAATCGGTCCAGTATTTGGGCGCTATCTGTCTCGTTTTCTCCTCAAGCCAGGATCTCGGTGGGACGTATTGGGTGAGTGTTAACGAACCGGACGCACCCTTTCTAGTCTTTATCAATCACACGCGACTTATCGGCCGGTCGTTCTATGACGGTAACTGTGTGTATTATGCGGCGACTTATCTGCCACATGACCACGCGTTGTTCTCGCAGGCCACGCGCGACGTCGAAGCCCAGTGGTTCGCCTACATATCGAAGATGTATCCCGGGTTCGATCGTGAGAAGGTTAAGGAGTGTCACCTTACGCGCTTTCAGAATGCTCAACACGTTGTCGATTGCGACTACGAGAGACGAATCCCTTCATTCACTACTCCAACGCCCAACGTCTATTTGGCTAACTTCAGTCAGATATTTCCAGAGGACCGCGGCACTAACTACGCAGTTCGCGATGGCACCCGTGTTGCCTCGTTGGTAGATGCGGCGCTGAAGAGTCGCTCCCGCCCTCGCCACACTCAAGACCCGTGA
- a CDS encoding class I SAM-dependent methyltransferase has product MFNDNEFRFTDHEHVLVRPFVTISQETADAAKAPAGQRTNLLEGVHEHWRPPPIGHSATRQQRIFAGIQRFVDLQYGSITNDLTHELRSAHGTVLDVGCGGQPFRSLLPTGVNYVGIDIVDARERFGYMQPDTISFSGNVWPVETGSVDLVLCTETLEHVIDPDVFLSEAHRCLKQGGRLVLTVPFAARWHFIPYDYWRFTPSGMRHLLSKAGFDEIRVLGRGNSLTVACYKVMTLYLAAAWPYRKGFFRRIFSALVAIVFSPLFLLLAVVGNFSLRWDGANDYLGLTVTAKSRQAT; this is encoded by the coding sequence GTGTTCAACGACAATGAATTCAGGTTTACAGATCACGAGCATGTTCTCGTCCGCCCATTTGTGACGATTTCTCAAGAGACCGCCGACGCGGCCAAGGCCCCTGCGGGGCAGAGGACGAATCTTCTGGAGGGCGTTCACGAACACTGGAGGCCGCCGCCGATCGGGCATTCCGCGACGCGGCAGCAAAGAATATTCGCCGGGATCCAAAGATTCGTTGATTTACAGTATGGATCAATTACGAACGACTTAACACACGAACTCCGATCGGCCCACGGCACCGTCCTCGACGTTGGCTGTGGCGGACAACCGTTCCGATCTCTTCTGCCCACGGGTGTCAACTACGTCGGTATCGATATTGTCGATGCCAGAGAAAGATTTGGGTACATGCAACCCGATACGATTTCTTTTTCTGGCAACGTCTGGCCCGTTGAAACCGGCTCCGTTGACTTGGTCCTGTGCACAGAAACCCTCGAGCATGTGATTGACCCAGACGTGTTCTTGTCGGAAGCACATCGTTGCCTCAAACAAGGTGGACGTCTCGTTTTGACAGTGCCCTTTGCCGCGCGATGGCACTTCATTCCATACGACTATTGGCGTTTTACGCCGTCTGGAATGCGCCATCTGCTATCAAAAGCCGGCTTCGACGAAATCAGAGTCTTGGGTCGAGGCAATTCCTTAACGGTCGCCTGTTACAAAGTGATGACGCTTTACCTTGCCGCAGCGTGGCCGTACCGCAAGGGCTTCTTTCGGCGGATTTTTTCGGCTCTGGTCGCCATTGTCTTCTCTCCGCTTTTCCTCCTCCTCGCCGTCGTCGGAAACTTTTCGTTGCGGTGGGACGGAGCAAACGATTACCTGGGTTTGACTGTCACTGCGAAATCGCGGCAAGCTACTTAA
- a CDS encoding NAD-dependent epimerase/dehydratase family protein, producing the protein MKRAVLTGATGFIGSNLARRILQDGHEVHLLVHPAHQNWRIEEIRDEVRLHEVDISDTEALRPLLRRIRPDWIFHLAVYGAYPSQVDWQRMIATNLLGTANLLDACLACGFETFINTGTSSEYGFKDHAPSEDERLDPGSNYAVTKAAATMHCRYVARNRNANVPTLRLYSAYGPYEEPTRLMPNVVMCGLRGELPPLADPEVARDYVHVDDVCESYLLAAARNHEAGAVYNIGTGAQTDLREVVNTARRVMAITAEPEWGTMANRDWDTSIWVADNRKAVEELGWRPRYTFAEGFAALVDWFVNNTELQALYRNRQSGSVQRQ; encoded by the coding sequence ATGAAGCGCGCAGTCCTCACCGGAGCGACCGGTTTTATCGGTTCTAATCTGGCGCGCCGGATCCTTCAGGATGGTCATGAGGTTCATCTACTCGTTCACCCTGCACACCAGAACTGGCGAATCGAGGAAATCCGCGATGAGGTACGCTTGCACGAGGTCGACATCTCAGATACCGAGGCATTGAGGCCATTGCTGCGTAGGATCAGGCCTGACTGGATTTTTCACCTCGCTGTATACGGTGCATATCCCTCGCAGGTGGATTGGCAGCGAATGATCGCAACGAATTTACTCGGAACCGCGAATCTGCTCGATGCCTGCCTCGCTTGTGGGTTCGAAACATTCATCAACACCGGGACGTCGTCGGAGTACGGGTTCAAGGATCACGCTCCTTCGGAAGACGAGCGACTCGATCCCGGAAGCAATTATGCCGTGACCAAGGCGGCGGCCACGATGCACTGTCGCTACGTAGCTCGCAATCGAAACGCTAATGTGCCGACTCTTCGTCTTTATTCGGCCTATGGTCCGTACGAGGAGCCGACCAGGCTCATGCCGAATGTCGTGATGTGCGGGCTAAGAGGCGAGCTGCCCCCGCTCGCGGATCCGGAAGTCGCGCGGGATTATGTGCACGTCGATGACGTATGCGAGAGTTACCTTCTGGCGGCGGCACGGAATCACGAGGCTGGTGCCGTTTACAATATTGGAACCGGAGCTCAAACAGACTTGCGAGAGGTGGTGAACACCGCCCGCCGTGTCATGGCGATCACGGCTGAGCCCGAATGGGGTACAATGGCCAATCGTGACTGGGACACCAGCATTTGGGTTGCTGACAACCGGAAGGCGGTCGAGGAGCTCGGGTGGAGACCCCGGTACACGTTCGCTGAAGGATTTGCAGCATTAGTTGATTGGTTCGTCAACAACACTGAGCTGCAGGCCCTCTATCGGAATCGCCAAAGCGGTAGTGTTCAACGACAATGA
- a CDS encoding class I SAM-dependent methyltransferase, giving the protein MSTAVIQRGDLHPTRCAICGTLDAASELYPANFDYSAFNPKVFSARRIPDRIHYRLVTCNSCGLIRSDPVVKTETIEKLYAESTFTYDEEVANLKRTYGRYLNEAVAELDGAKGRLLEIGCGNGFFLEEAIEQGFAQVRGVEPSKAATSGASDRVSRQIVCDTMRPGLFRTGEFDMVCMFQVLDHIPQPGELLDECLRVLRPGGLILCLNHNAQSISARVLGERSPIIDVEHTYLYSPPTMRRILADHGFEVLTVTQVRNTYSVRYLLHLVPMPRAIKQALLGVLKGTRLGGFRLSVALGNLCVVGRKPIK; this is encoded by the coding sequence GTGAGCACTGCGGTGATTCAGCGTGGCGATTTGCATCCCACACGCTGCGCGATTTGCGGTACGCTGGACGCCGCGTCAGAACTTTACCCCGCCAACTTCGACTACTCAGCCTTCAATCCGAAGGTTTTCTCGGCGCGGCGCATTCCCGACCGAATTCATTACCGTCTGGTCACGTGCAACTCCTGCGGTCTGATTCGATCTGACCCCGTGGTGAAAACCGAAACGATCGAGAAGCTCTATGCCGAAAGTACATTCACCTACGACGAAGAAGTCGCCAACCTCAAACGCACTTATGGCCGATACCTGAACGAGGCCGTTGCGGAGCTCGATGGCGCAAAGGGCCGTCTATTGGAAATTGGATGCGGAAATGGATTTTTCCTCGAAGAGGCAATTGAACAGGGTTTTGCTCAGGTCCGCGGCGTAGAGCCCAGCAAAGCTGCGACAAGCGGCGCAAGCGATCGAGTGAGCAGGCAGATCGTCTGTGACACTATGCGGCCGGGGCTGTTCAGGACCGGGGAATTCGACATGGTCTGCATGTTCCAGGTCCTCGATCATATCCCGCAGCCTGGAGAGCTCCTGGATGAATGTCTGAGAGTGCTCAGACCCGGTGGATTGATCCTTTGTCTGAATCACAATGCCCAATCCATTTCCGCCCGAGTCCTCGGCGAGCGGAGTCCGATCATCGATGTTGAGCATACATACCTTTACAGTCCGCCGACGATGCGGCGCATCCTGGCCGACCATGGATTTGAGGTTCTGACCGTCACACAGGTGCGCAACACTTACTCTGTGCGTTACCTCCTGCACCTGGTGCCAATGCCCCGCGCGATCAAGCAAGCACTGCTGGGAGTCCTGAAAGGAACGCGGCTCGGTGGTTTCCGGCTGTCCGTGGCTTTAGGAAATCTTTGCGTAGTTGGCCGGAAACCGATCAAATGA
- a CDS encoding glycosyltransferase family 2 protein produces MTGSSGRSASNDVPADRAVVAVPEAYRYGHEKPGRKKLSAVIACYGDAEAVPIMHERLTNVFRQLGVDYEIIFVNDASPDNAADVLANLATVDKSVVVITHSRNFGSQSAFTSGMRIATGDAVILLDGDLQDPPELIVQFYERWLQGFEVVYGRREKRNASRFLQLSYKAFYRLFRATSYVPIPLDAGDFSLIDRRVVEVLKNLPENNRFLRGLRAWVGFRQVGVPYIRPERMFGRTTNSFLANMGWARRAIFSFSYVPLDLITWLGVVTVAFSFVGIVVQVFLRLVFPGLAPTGFTTLIVLVLFLGGLQLLSLSIIGSYQAHLYDEVKRRPPYIVESILNHPDRAETPSAE; encoded by the coding sequence ATGACGGGATCGTCGGGACGATCCGCTTCGAACGACGTGCCGGCCGACCGCGCCGTGGTTGCGGTACCGGAAGCTTATCGTTACGGACACGAAAAACCTGGCAGGAAAAAGCTTTCCGCGGTAATTGCGTGCTACGGCGATGCGGAAGCGGTTCCGATAATGCATGAGCGACTCACGAACGTGTTCCGGCAGCTTGGCGTCGACTACGAGATCATTTTCGTCAACGATGCGAGCCCCGATAACGCTGCGGACGTTCTCGCGAACCTGGCGACCGTAGACAAGTCCGTAGTGGTGATCACTCATTCCCGAAACTTCGGGTCGCAAAGCGCCTTTACGAGTGGAATGCGCATTGCGACGGGCGATGCTGTGATCCTGCTCGACGGGGATCTTCAGGATCCACCTGAGCTCATTGTACAGTTTTACGAGAGGTGGCTCCAGGGATTCGAAGTTGTCTATGGCCGTCGGGAGAAACGGAACGCGAGCCGGTTTCTCCAACTCTCGTACAAGGCATTCTATCGGCTTTTCCGGGCAACGTCGTACGTGCCCATTCCGCTCGATGCTGGCGATTTCTCGTTGATCGATCGTCGTGTTGTCGAAGTCCTCAAGAACCTACCGGAGAATAACCGTTTCCTGCGCGGTCTACGCGCGTGGGTTGGCTTTCGACAAGTCGGTGTCCCTTACATACGCCCCGAGAGAATGTTTGGAAGGACGACCAATTCGTTCCTCGCAAATATGGGTTGGGCGCGGAGGGCGATCTTTTCCTTCTCGTATGTCCCGCTCGATTTGATCACCTGGCTGGGGGTGGTCACGGTCGCGTTCTCGTTCGTCGGTATCGTCGTCCAGGTATTCCTGCGTCTGGTCTTTCCTGGTCTCGCACCAACCGGCTTCACGACTCTCATCGTGTTAGTGCTTTTCCTCGGAGGCCTGCAGCTGCTGAGTCTCAGTATCATAGGGTCGTATCAGGCTCACTTGTATGACGAGGTCAAACGACGCCCGCCTTATATCGTCGAGAGCATACTGAATCACCCGGATCGCGCGGAAACCCCGTCGGCCGAGTGA
- a CDS encoding transketolase C-terminal domain-containing protein — protein sequence MRETFIRVLSDLASSDPRVLLLTADLGYTVLETFAETNPEQFFNVGVAEQNMVGLATGLAEAGFIPFVYSIATFASLRAYEFIRNGPVRHRLPVRIVGVGGGFEYGSAGATHYALEDVGAWRMQPDLCLIAPADFEQADRALRATWNLSSPIYYRLGKNEKAKVPGLHGEFELGRAQLVREGDDLVIVAMGAIAIEAVAAADLLSQEGIEAAVVVVASVNPAPVDDLAAVLARFPLAITAEAHYRVGGVGSLVAEVIAEREIKCRLERCGVRAGTHGVTGSERFLNDMNGISGSGLAAVARGMLISASGEMS from the coding sequence GTGCGCGAAACTTTTATAAGAGTGCTTTCAGACCTGGCGTCCAGCGACCCACGAGTTCTGCTGTTGACCGCCGACCTCGGCTACACGGTGCTGGAGACGTTCGCCGAAACGAATCCCGAACAGTTTTTCAATGTCGGAGTAGCTGAGCAGAATATGGTTGGGCTGGCGACTGGTCTGGCCGAGGCGGGATTCATTCCGTTCGTGTATTCGATTGCCACCTTTGCCAGCCTTCGCGCGTACGAATTCATTCGCAATGGTCCTGTTCGACATCGACTTCCGGTTCGCATAGTCGGAGTAGGGGGTGGCTTTGAATATGGGAGTGCCGGCGCTACTCACTATGCCCTGGAAGATGTTGGCGCGTGGAGGATGCAGCCCGATTTGTGCCTGATTGCGCCAGCGGACTTCGAACAAGCGGATCGCGCCCTTCGCGCAACCTGGAATCTTTCGTCTCCGATCTACTACCGACTTGGCAAGAACGAAAAGGCCAAGGTTCCGGGGCTTCACGGCGAATTTGAACTCGGACGTGCTCAACTCGTAAGAGAAGGAGACGACCTGGTCATCGTCGCGATGGGCGCGATTGCAATAGAAGCAGTTGCGGCAGCGGATCTGCTCTCGCAGGAAGGAATCGAGGCAGCCGTGGTGGTTGTCGCGTCTGTGAATCCGGCTCCAGTCGATGATCTCGCAGCGGTGCTTGCGCGCTTTCCGCTCGCAATTACAGCCGAGGCGCATTACCGCGTTGGCGGGGTCGGGTCACTCGTAGCAGAGGTTATCGCCGAGCGTGAGATCAAATGTCGGTTGGAGCGATGCGGCGTTCGCGCCGGGACGCACGGGGTGACCGGCAGCGAGCGATTTCTCAACGACATGAACGGCATTTCTGGTTCTGGCCTCGCGGCTGTGGCGAGAGGGATGTTGATCTCAGCCTCTGGCGAAATGTCATGA
- a CDS encoding transketolase, with protein MQQQIRHIVLRESKRANVGHIGSALSIADLLAALYGGILQVASPEDPDRDRFILSKGHAALALYAALQLRGWLSAEQLATYCADGSFLGVHPEHELRGIDFATGSLGHGLSIGAGAALAARLQKSGRRVFVLMSDAECNEGSVWEAAMFAAHHRLSNLIGIIDLNGQQAFGYTADVLDLAHMGAKWSAFGWDVHEVDGHDVGQITEAVGRLGRSGPPHMLVARTTFGKGVSYMQSQIKWHYWPMSDEDYRLALEELEN; from the coding sequence ATGCAGCAGCAGATAAGACATATCGTACTCCGCGAGTCGAAGCGAGCGAATGTCGGTCATATAGGTTCGGCGCTCTCCATTGCGGATCTGCTCGCGGCACTCTACGGCGGAATTCTGCAGGTTGCGTCGCCTGAGGATCCAGATCGAGACCGGTTCATTCTGTCGAAGGGGCACGCGGCACTGGCACTATATGCAGCTCTCCAACTTCGCGGGTGGCTGAGTGCAGAACAGCTGGCCACGTACTGCGCGGATGGCAGCTTCCTTGGCGTTCATCCAGAGCATGAATTGCGAGGGATCGATTTCGCGACCGGCTCGCTCGGACACGGGCTCTCTATCGGAGCCGGCGCGGCTCTCGCGGCCCGCCTTCAGAAATCCGGACGACGAGTTTTCGTACTGATGAGCGACGCCGAATGTAACGAGGGATCCGTTTGGGAAGCCGCGATGTTCGCGGCCCATCACCGACTGTCCAATCTGATCGGTATCATTGACTTGAATGGCCAGCAGGCATTCGGCTATACGGCTGATGTCCTGGACCTTGCACATATGGGGGCCAAGTGGTCGGCGTTCGGATGGGACGTGCATGAAGTCGATGGGCACGACGTCGGCCAGATCACCGAGGCTGTGGGCCGACTCGGCAGGAGCGGTCCGCCGCACATGCTTGTTGCGCGCACAACATTCGGAAAAGGAGTCTCCTACATGCAAAGCCAGATCAAGTGGCATTACTGGCCAATGTCGGACGAAGATTATCGTCTCGCGCTCGAAGAGTTAGAAAACTGA